GGAAATCGGAAAACTTTATAACCATTTAGACCGACAAGGAGAAGCAGAGAGCTATTTCACATCAGCTAAAGATGCTTTTCAAGAGATTAAAAAGGAATTAGACTCACTAGAGATAGACGCAGAGAGCAGGGAATATCAAGAAATGAGGAGCATATTAAATTGTTTGGATGCTGACATTCTTGAATTAGAATAGTTGTCTGTTCCTATTACTGCTTGTGGCCCATATCAAGCTGTGACAGCATTATCGGTGTTGTGAGGAGCTTCACGACCTACAACACCGATAAAGAATAAGTCCTTTTTGTAAGGCATTAACTTTTCAGCAAGTTTGAGGAAGCATTTTGTGTCTCCACTACCATTGTCTTGCTTGGCCTTAAACCAAGAAACAAAACCGCTAATTATCTATGAATTACCAAGGACTACTAACAATTGTAAAGGCAGCCCAATGGTATGGTTCAGAAAGGTCAGGATAGCTATCAAATTTCTTTAAAGGCTCTGCAAGCTCATCTGAAATAATTATATCTGCATCTAGTCCCAATGCACCTCCCGCATCAAGAATCAAATACCCTTCTTCGGAAAATCTGATTTCCTTTTTGAGCATGGCCACTTGGACACGTCGCAAAGCTTCTGAACGTATTTTATGATTGTCATCTAAAACAACAGAATCAGTTTGCCCATCTTGTGCAGAACCATATAGTACATCCAGCGCATGATAAAAACCAATCATTAACGCAAGTGTTGATACATCATTCACTTTCCACAGACTAGCTAGACCTGACTTGACACCGGCTTGCGTTGCAAAACCTGCAAACCCTAATTCTGCCTTGCTATTGTTGTCTCCCTGAGCCGTTTCGCAAGAACTCAATACTAACAACTCAATAAGATCGTTAGACCCTGATACGACCGTAGGAAGGAGGTCTAAATGCAAGCGATCCACCCCATCTTCTTCGGGCCATAGCCGAATAAATGATTCTGAAGGTTCCCCTTCCTGAAATTCACTGTGTGTTGCAATATGCACGATAGCAGGACGTTTTCGATCTAAAATCGCGATTTGACGTTGAAGATTTGTTAAAGTGAAGTCTTCATTGAAGACAAAAGTCTCCATATCATCTGTCTCGTTGTCAACAGAGCTCCAAATATTAGTAATGGTTTCTAGTTCAGAAGAAACTGCAGGTAAAGTTGGCGGTGGAGAAGCGTTTCTCCACCGAGAACTATTTGTATCATCAACCTGAAAATCAGCTCCCATAGCTAAAAGCTGAGTGCTTTCCGGATATAGTGGCGTATATTCTGCATCTACTAAACTAAAACTGGGTAAGATACCAACACTAAACCGTTCAATTAGATAATGGCCTCCTTGGTCATCTCGTATCCGTTTCTCTAACGTATCACTTCGTTGATTTGAAGTTTGTTCCGGATTATTTGTAGAGATATTATTACTGTCGTGGCCCGGAATAAAGCCTTCACATTCAGATGGAATATACATTGCCGACAAAGGTAATGTTCTAAGCCCTTCATCCATAATAAAGGCTAGGTTGTCAATATTTAGAACATCCAAATCTTCTTTAACTTCTCCTAAAAGAGAACAGAATAGCTGGGCACCTGCTATGCGAAAGTCACTACCGCTTTCTAAGAGAGGTCTTCGAAAGTCTCCTAATATTTCTTGAAGGTCTGTATCAGTTGTTTGTGATCGCCTGACGATGGGTTCTCTATACTCATCAGGCGTTATCATCACAACCTGAAGCGGCACATTTTCTGTTGCCTTATCATTAGCATCAGATGGTTTCGAATAGGCCCAAGGAAGTTGATCAACGGCTGCCCCTTCTAGTGAAAGGTCTGAACCAAATGAATACCATTGAGTAGAACCGTCAACAAGCGGGTCATCAGTAACATACTCAGGACGAACGTAGAATGCGTAAATGACAGCAGTTCTAACCCCTGTTTTTTCTTCAATAGACTGTAGTGCGTCTCTAGCATCTTTTAGGGACTTAATGCGGACATCATCTAGGCCAAAATAGTCCACGTATTGCTTAGTGAAGCCTTCTTCTAACAGACTTATCAGATCTTCGTCTAGGGGAGTAATCTCAGGAGAGGGAGGCGTTTCACAAACAGGCGGACATTTTTGGGTAGCAGAGGAAGTTCTTATGATGATATTGTCATTTTCAGTTTCAAATAAACCTGCGAAGCTTGCCGTGGGATTGATTTCGTCTCTACCACTGACGATGGATCCTGTCGTGCCGTTGATTAAGTCGGTATCTGGAGCCAAGACATCAAAGGTAATATCTTGGGGGCCACCGCCATGATCAATTCGAATGATGCCGCTATCATCACCGCCTGTGGCATTAATGCTACTGGTGGTGCCATCAATGGTGTTGGTGGTACGGAAGAGGATATTTGTATCAACTGTAATATTGCCTCCATTTCCACTCATCGACTGAGTATCAATGGAGGAAACCTGGAAAGTTCCGCTTAGATCGTCTAACTCTGTGGTGTCTAGGTCCTCAACAGTCAACTCTAAGGACACATCGCCACCTGTGCCCGTCCCTGCGCTGGCATCAATCGTATCCGTTTGCAGAATTTCGGTAGCAGCTATTCGAATGTCGCCGCCATCCTCACCGCCAGATGAATTAATCGATCCTGTTTGGATAGTGGTAAGGAGCTCGTCGTCATTTGGGGGAATATTAATGTTGCCACCATTGGTCGCACCCGATGAATCGATCGCCCCTACATCCACAGTAGGAGCATTGAGGGCGATCGCCCCCCCACTCCCACTCTCAGATGACGAATCCAACTGCGTCGCTTGAATCGACGTTCGAGAATTGAGCGTAATGTGTCCGCCTTCGGTGGCGATCGCATCTACCGTAAGCGCCCCCCTAGTTGTAACCTCCACATCCCCACCACTGTCAGCGTCATCAGTGTTTCGAAGACCTCGCCTGGACGTTGTTGTATCAAGGTCACTTTGGCTGGTATCTAAGGTTGCAAGATCAAGAGCTGCAGCAGACGTAACCTCAATCGAAATATTCC
The Verrucomicrobiota bacterium genome window above contains:
- a CDS encoding CHAT domain-containing protein, with translation NISIEVTSAAALDLATLDTSQSDLDTTTSRRGLRNTDDADSGGDVEVTTRGALTVDAIATEGGHITLNSRTSIQATQLDSSSESGSGGAIALNAPTVDVGAIDSSGATNGGNINIPPNDDELLTTIQTGSINSSGGEDGGDIRIAATEILQTDTIDASAGTGTGGDVSLELTVEDLDTTELDDLSGTFQVSSIDTQSMSGNGGNITVDTNILFRTTNTIDGTTSSINATGGDDSGIIRIDHGGGPQDITFDVLAPDTDLINGTTGSIVSGRDEINPTASFAGLFETENDNIIIRTSSATQKCPPVCETPPSPEITPLDEDLISLLEEGFTKQYVDYFGLDDVRIKSLKDARDALQSIEEKTGVRTAVIYAFYVRPEYVTDDPLVDGSTQWYSFGSDLSLEGAAVDQLPWAYSKPSDANDKATENVPLQVVMITPDEYREPIVRRSQTTDTDLQEILGDFRRPLLESGSDFRIAGAQLFCSLLGEVKEDLDVLNIDNLAFIMDEGLRTLPLSAMYIPSECEGFIPGHDSNNISTNNPEQTSNQRSDTLEKRIRDDQGGHYLIERFSVGILPSFSLVDAEYTPLYPESTQLLAMGADFQVDDTNSSRWRNASPPPTLPAVSSELETITNIWSSVDNETDDMETFVFNEDFTLTNLQRQIAILDRKRPAIVHIATHSEFQEGEPSESFIRLWPEEDGVDRLHLDLLPTVVSGSNDLIELLVLSSCETAQGDNNSKAELGFAGFATQAGVKSGLASLWKVNDVSTLALMIGFYHALDVLYGSAQDGQTDSVVLDDNHKIRSEALRRVQVAMLKKEIRFSEEGYLILDAGGALGLDADIIISDELAEPLKKFDSYPDLSEPYHWAAFTIVSSPW